In the genome of Cherax quadricarinatus isolate ZL_2023a unplaced genomic scaffold, ASM3850222v1 Contig299, whole genome shotgun sequence, the window taataataaaaaaataataaaaatttttttttcttggttgtttgttgggctatctcattgaaacttgggcaatgtatgatggaaagatgcttcttaacccttaaatggtccaaacagattgacgttcaaattcgtagtgctacaaaagtagatctacttttttttacatattttcaaatataacaaaaaaaaaaaaatgtagataaaagtttttttacacgttttcaaatgtaaaacaaaaaagatctacatttttttacatactttcagatgttgaaaaaacatatacagtggacccccgcatagcgaacttaatccgtgcaagagggctggtcgttatgcgaaatgttcgctatgcgaattaattttccccataagaaataatggaaataaaattaatctgtgcaagacacccaaaagtatgaaaaaaaaaattttttaccacaaaaaaatgttaattttagtacacacaaactgaaaaaggcatgcacaattacatgacacttacttttattgaagatctggtgatgattgatgggatgggaggaggggagagagagtgttagtgtttagaaggggaatccccttccattaacacttgaggaggcaagtccttttccggggttacttcccttcttcttttaatgccactaggaccagcttcagagtcactggacttctttctgtccatagagctctgtacctcccgttcctttacgatttgtctaaaatgggccataacattgtcattgaaatagtcaccagcacgccttgcaacagctgtgtcagggtgattttcatccataaaggtttgcagttcaacccactgtgcacacatttccttaatttttgaagtaggcacaatggattccacaactggcataggcttctcagggttagccccaaacccttcaaaatctttcttaatttccatactaattctcaccctttttaccacagggttggcactagaagctttcttggggcccatggtcacttattttcaacaaacagaaccgaaaacactgtaataatacgaaatattccgagtgtatgcttgaatgttaccgcggaggctagctggtaaacaatgggacaggcggcacatgtgaggctggccgaggccgcacattggacgcgtctcggacgaagttcgctgagcgggtttttgtctactatgcggggcaaaatttcagcgaacaaagcgttcgctatgcggattgttcgctatgcgatgcgttcgctatgcgggggtccactgtatatacgtttggaccatttgagggttaatgtacaacaaaaataaaaaagatggacgataaataagggagttcacttctcaaccattagccgcctctttgcagtatattttcgtgtggtttttatggttgtattctcatttttttggactcatttgatagaatggaagatatattacagaaatagacatgattttgattgctttcatgatgaaaagtatcttgaaattgagctcaaagtagcggaaatgttcgatttttgccaatgttcaatgaactgtgtaagtcaagttggttaattttattaagtgtattctaacctaaccactctgtaatttggCAAATTCAGTAATCTGGCACAGTACAGgccccaatgatgccggatttgtgatggaggacctgtaccttttgtcgtgaaaccaatcagaatcataactatttctgtaacatatcttccattctgtcatatgagaccaaaaaacaagaatataaccataaaaaccatacaaaaatataccgctaaggggcagctaatggctgagaagtgaactccattatgtgtggtctgatttctttcaattttggtgAACGTTAAGAAGGATCTTTGCATCATAAgttgcccaagtttcagtaagatagtccaacaaacaactgagatccaagtccctagatcaagagcaagagcccctcacaagcatcaaggaacctcccttgaggcccactcGCATCTTGAAATTTCGCTcgcatctggaagcaaaaaattgaccgagtGACTGCTCATTTCTTGAAAAACTCAAACGTTGGGGCACTTGtcagtagaggttccactgtatgtcagTCACCCTAAATGTATAACATACTGTACTGCACTTTATAGAAATTAAGTTTGTATTGTATGTTTGTTTGTCATTATTTTTATTGGTCACTAAACATATTCTTTAGGTGAGGCCCTGACCTCCATCAACAATGATGTTTCCCCAATTATTCTCTTATAATACCACAATAAATATTTTATCATCATGTATCTTTCTTCATCCAAAACCATAGTGTTGTTGAATCCTTTTTTCCTGAGCTAAACAAAGACTTTTATTATTACTTTGATTATCAGCTACATTTGTACATCATGGTGCTTTTTAATAAAGAAATGTGAACATTTTCCCTTGATACAATACAAGTTAGGAAATACAGATGAATCATTAAGATTAATTACACTTCTGTTGCAGGTTtcttgtacatttttttttaacatgttaatGTTGTCTTATACAGAGACAACACAGGTGGATTACCTGTTATTCGAGGCAGCAACCCTCCTGCGGGTGGGGGTGATTCGAGAATGGCGTGACTTGAGCAAGGAAGACAGCTTGCAGCTCAGACAGTACATTGTTCATTATGTTGTCAGCAGACGTACTATTCCCCATTATGTCAGAGAGACGCTAGTACAGGTTTGTCTTTACGCAAATGCTACCATCTTTGAGAAAATTCTTATATAATGAAGGATTTATAGCACTTTATATTGACATTCTAGGGAGTGATACTAAGTGGAGTTCACTTATTTCTACAGGTTGTTGGTATAATGGTGAAGCGAGGTAGTGTCGAGGACCAAGGAGAAGATAGGGGAAGGCTGCTGACAGAAGTGGAGCAGCTTATATCATCTGGTGATAATACAATGGTTAGTCTGGTTTATACTAAACtaataaattattgtatactGGTTTAATCACAGAATTAATTTGAAGTACTGTATGTCTGTAATTACAGTAAGCTCTCAATAAAACGGACCTCCATAAAGCAGATATTGGCTAAAACAGACAAAAATTTTGGCTAGACAAAGGCTCAACATGTATGGTTAACAGGGTGTCCAGTTAAAATAGCTCTGAAGTGGACCAAATCAACTACGTATATTGAATGGCTGTTTGGTCTGGTCATAAACTCGATAAAATGGACCAACTCTGCTTAATTGCAGGTTTGCATGGTCTGGGGTTCATCCTGAAAGCATCcattttcattgttctgggcAGAGGGGGCAGTGACTCAGTCCATGTTACTATGTTCTTATCTACGGTCATGCTCATATTATCACTTCTTCTCTAATTTTCCTTGGATTTACAGTGTTTTTGATCATTTTTCTTCTGTGTATAGTGTTATTAACAATGACCTCTAAATCAAGTGCCAAGAAATGTgtgaccttaaccctttcagggtccatgccgtagatctatggctttgaagccagggtccaaactgtagatctgcgtcatgagctcagctcactcagataacctgtgagcggtaaatttgggcctagatatgagagaacacatctgtgtggtaagtgtgcaccacataaatcagatcctgcagcacgcagtgcataatgagagaaaaaaactgacaaAAATTTTGCATTAAAACAGTGATTTGTGgtgttttttgtgttttttacagttgtattcgcgatttcttggtctcatttgataaaatggaataatgtatatattacagaaacagagatgattttgattggttttagtactgaaaatggcttgaaactgagctcaatgtATCGGaattgttaaatttttgccagtgttcaagattaaaaaaaatgttGTCACAAGTCAAATGCGCATCAGcttgtgggtctaatatacgttcacgaatgtgctgatgttatttatacaattattacaacattgcatatcagtaaatcttctattttttggtgtgaataaaaatttattatgtgtataaaaaaacaaaatggaattcatttgtaaagcctgaaaatataacttatgaacagaagaaatgtttgttttgtgccaggaatgtttgcattgtttattctggaccctgttttgaaactggaatattttgaactttgtgttaaattggccaaattactaatttcCGATCActgtattgggtagttgaaacagttgactggatgatttcttgtgctcagtcaataaaatagaagtaatactagtgaaatagctaagaatttggttgactggaattatgtaattggcctaaaatgggagttaaagtcggcaaaatcactgATATGAAAATATTGCTGATgtatcaaaatttgcgagagcacaatttcgtcaattttccatcaaattttgtacattttgcattattaccttcagaaaaagattctctattatttcataagaatttttttttttttttttttttaaattcttggaccctggctgtcactcttgagatttggcctttggaccctgaaagggttaaatgttaagCAGAAAGTTGAATTAATGAAGTTGGAGGCTGGTCAGGGTGTGCAAGGAGGCGGGTGTTGCAAAACAAAGAATGACATTCATAGAAGCAAGGAAAAACTTACAAAATATGCTATGAGGTACAGTGTAGATGCTAGCCATCTACCCCTGTGTGATATTACTGCTGAGGTGGAGCTTTACAGCTCCACTAACTCAGAATAAGTTACTCTGGATCACCACTACATAGACCACATGGCACTATTGTACATCTTTAAGCTCATCTATCCACCAAAAGAAGTAAGCATAATTACTGTACTCTGTTGTACTCTTCTGGACATTTAACTCGTCTTCTTTTCAGGCACAGGTAATCATCATTGTGCTCTGGTTTATTCTTAGTTTATCTGGTAGTACATCAATACAGCACGCTAAGTTTGTTTAAATTACGTGTTTGTCCATGTCTGGTAGTCAATCAATTAAGTGGACTACAACCACTTTATTAGTTCGTTTTATCAAGAGTTTACTGTATTTGTTTTGTGAGAACTCTCTTCTTAAAAATGGTTTTAAACATCTTTATATTCATACATAAAAATATGCATAAgaaatgactcacaaaatcgtaatgacacgattgcaaacaaaccataccacgggtggggtttgaacccgccggtctggagttttgcgactctcttactgcgggttcaaaccccacccgtggtgtggtttTTTTTATGCATAAGAAATTAAATGATATTTAATAGCTTCGGCAATACCTCAGGATGTTGTCAATATATTTTTACTCTATGGATGTTAAATATGTTTCAGCGCATGATTGGGTGTAGCATCATTAGTGCTCTCATGCAAGAATATGCGGTAACTGTAAAGTCGACGGATGTGGGACTTACCTGGGAAACGCACTTCAAGGCTAAAAAACAGTTTGAGGTACAGTTACTTGTGTTCATGTTGATTACAGTGAAGTTTCAGATAATATTCCCATAGTTGCAATGTAGGCTATTTACCATTAAACCTTACATGAAAATTTTTAAATGTTATCAGGAATGATAAAAGAAGACAACAGGCAATGAATGTTGCTAAAATTATATTAAAAGAAAGAAGTTAAGAGGGAATGAAATACTTTACTGGAATCTGAAGATGAATGAAGATGTTTactctttgactgttttggttgtatatatacgtcttatgagccaatgtgtttgacgtatatatactcaaaaattctagcagcttcaaatcaagcaggaaaaagctggtaggcccacatgtgagagaatgggtctatgtggtcagtgtgcaccatataaaaaaaatcctgcagcacgcattgcataatgagaaaaagaactgaccgtgtttttggattaaaactctgaatttgaggtgtatttttgtatagtatttatggttgtattcttgttttcttggtctcatttgatagaatgtaaaacatattatagaaatagaagtgattatgattggttttactatgaaaaggatcttgaaatggaactcaaagtggcagaaatgttcaatttttgctgatgttcaagagtacacAAATgatatcattgtccaataaatgtccaactagccattctaatatgcagtcatgaatgggttaacATAATTTATACAATTGTtatagtattgcagtagtctgcaaaacggtaaatcttctatttttcgtgtgaataaaaattcaaaatagaaagcaagaggattataacaggggcctggagatgtgaccaatgaacagagaaaatgttattttagtgccaggaatgtcagcattgttcattctggaccctattttgaaattgacatattttttaatttgcttgaaattggccaaattgccaatttctgaccactttattgggtagttgaaatcagtaaatgggtggcttcttgtactcaatcaatagaacaaatggagttctaaagaaatagctatgagtttggttgactggaacaatgcaattgaccgaaaatagggctcaaagtgggtgaaatcgccgatgcgtaaatgttgccgaggtcgctaattttgtgagagcataattccgtaagttttccatctaatttcatacttttggtgtcattatcattgggaaaagattctctatcatttcataagaaaaaataatttttttttttttttcaaatattttgcgacaccaggagacacctcaggatttggggttgcgacagtcaaagggttaaaggaagaAATGCAACTATACAATGAGAGCTCATGTTAGGAGTATTACTGCAGTGACCAATTTATtatacagtagaccattatattacacagtagttatgttcctgaaaatgccatgtTAAGTAAATCCATGaaagtaaagacacatgtgcaacatctggttatctttattgtagacatttcgccatccagtggctttatcaatacagattctaggacataattagaaaacagtagaactatatacaaaagatgaggtaatcagtctctcaaccttggagttggtgttgagagcaccgtggtgatagagattctgaagcaaaggcaaggagactggcgtttatataggcgtcagtggatagggacgtgtagcagacgagggcatagtcactggtaggcgggattcccaagTGGAagcaggtcctacccaaagggatgagtTAGTAGAAGTAGCCGTgcaggtcttgtagatgtcctctgttaGTGATGTGGAATATATACGAGTGTTACTGGGTTAATAATAAGAGTGAGTGTAAAAGTAGTACTAAGCCAAAAAGTGTAATAACCATGGCTTTACTGAGTATCATTATTCATCTTTGAAGTTTGATCAGTATTGTTCACTGTACAAAAGAACCTAATGAATGTTATTAAtgcttattaatttttattttcagGGAACGGACTTGCGACGTATATTCCACTTTATTGTTAATCTCCTTGGTGAGGTGGTGAAGGTTGAAGGCAAAATGAATGAGGAATTGTCTTCTCTTCTGCTAAAATTACTCGGCATAGCTGAGACAACACTCACATGGTCATTTATATCTCTACACTATATCCTTTTATGCTTAACCCATTCTTAttgatgtgtgttactgtgttCAACACTGACTATTTGTAAATGAAAATAATAGAAACAGATGTCAAAGAAATCAAACAAGAATAACCCTTAAACCAGCTATGTTTTCTGTTGTTCATGTATTCCCTtaattggtagacagcaaccacccagggaggtactaccgttctgccaagtgaatgtaaaacgaaagcctgtaattgttttacatgatggtaggattgctggtgtcttttgtctgtctcataaatatgcaagattacaggtatgtcttgctacttctacttacacttaggtcacactaaacatacatatacacgtttatttatacacactcatctgagttttctttgattttatcttagttcttgttctaattacttttccttttatatccatggggaagtggaataagaatctttcctttgtaagccatgcgtgttgtaaaagtcaactaaaatgctgggaacaatgggctagtaaccccttttcttgtaaaaattactaaaaagaataagaagaagaaaattgtcaaagtgggaagtctgaatgtgcatggatgttgtgcgaatgataagaaagagatgattgtggatgttatgaatgagaagaagctggatatcctggctttaagtgaaacaaagctgaagggggtgggtgagtttcagtggagaggaataaatgggattaggtcaggggtttctaatagagttagagctgaagatggagtagcaataatgttgaaggattagctatggcaggaaaagagggactataaatatataaattcaaggattatgtggagtaaaataaaggttggatgtgagaagtgggttattgtaagcgtttatgcacctggggaagagagaagtatagaggagagagagagattttgggaaatgttgagtaattgcatgggaagttttgaaccaagtgtgagagtacttgtgattggggattttaatgctaaagtgggaaaaaatgttgtggagggagtagtaggtaaatttggggtgccaggggtaaatgaaaatggggagcctttaattgagttatgtgtagaaagaggtttggtaataagtaatacatattttatgaaaaagaggataaataaatatacaaggtatgatgtagcacgtaatgaaagtagtttgttagattatgtattggtggataaaaggttgatgggtaggctccaggatgtacatgtttatagaggggcaactgatatataggatcattatctagttgtagctacagttacagtaagaggtagatgggataagagaagaatggcaacaacaagtaagagggaggtgaaagtgtataaacttaggaaggaggaagttcaggtgaaatataagcagctattggcagaaaggtgggctggtgcaagtatgagtagtggggggttgaagagggttggaatagttttaaaaatgcagtacagtggtcccttgttgttcgtaattaatccgttcctggagccgttactataaacgaaatttacgatttacgaatcaattttccccataagaaataatgtaaatacaattaatccgttcctgacacccagaagtattaaaacaaaaaaatttttaacatgaaatatacatgtagtacataaacaatacaatgggaaatgatgaatgaaacattaacagcataacacttacctttattggagattcttcttagtgtatgggagaccggaggaggagagagaatggattgtttatagtttggaaggggaatccccttccatcaacacctcaggtaccatttgcttttctggggttgcttgtcttctctgtttcttaatgccactaggaccaccttgagagtcactggagtcctgtctcacaaaataactgtggagagagctctgtttctggtgtctctttaacacttccctaaaatggcccaagactttgtcactgtacatgttgccaacctggcttgcaacaaccttcttagggtgatgtttctccatagagctttccatcttaccccacatagtaaaaatctctttaatttctgaagaaggcaccgtCTTCCAtctctgttcctcctcctctgcagcaagattctgagctgcgatgtattgctcttcctgctgaagctcttgcagctcctcagtggtgagctcttcattgtggtcttccaccaattcttccacatcctccaaactcacatccaaccccatggaactccccagtgccacaattgattttacaacagacataggctcattagggtcagtcccaaatccttcaaaatccctcttgtcaacacaatctggccacaattttctccaggcagagttcatagtcctggtagtcactccttcccaagccatacctataagggttatgcagtggaggatgctgaagtgttctctccaaaattcccttagggtcaagtaagtgtctgtggtcacagtcaagcacctgtgaaacattgcttttgtgtagagttttttaaagtttgcaataacctgctggtccatgggttggaggagaggagtggtattcgggggcaagaactttactgtaatgaacccaaactcctcgaaaattaggtcatccaagtttggaggatgagcaggtgcattgtccattactagcacgcacttgagatccaatttcttttccaggagatactccttcacactagggccaaacacttcattgaaccactcgacgaaaatttccctcgtgacccatgccttactattagatttccaaaacacacacaatttactcttcataacattgttttttctgaacactctgggattttcagaatggtacactagtaatggcttcacttttaaatccccactagcattagcgcgtcagcctgtctttcataggcttatgtcctggcattgccttttcctcttgtgtaatgaaggtcctctttggcattttcttccaaaagaggcgtgtttcatcacaatttaacacttgttcaggtttcagtccgtcagcctctatgtactcctttaattcatgcacatatttttcagccgccttgtggtccagactggcagcttcaccatgccttaccacactgtgtatgccagtacggttcttaaatctctcaaaccagcctttgctggccttaaatccactcacttcaccactatttgcagacaatttctttaccaaatcttcatgcaactgcctagccttttcccAAATAAacaaagtcataagagtatctcctgctaattgtttctcatttatccacaccaataataacttctcaacctcttccagtactggtgatctcatttttgtcagcatagttactccctttgcaacaacagcatcctttatttcatttttcttggccactatggaacataaggttgtgtagggtttcttatacatcctggacagttcggccacacttgtaccactttcatattgttcaatgatggttttcttaaattcaatcgtatttctcaccttctttaccacaggcttgccatggtagcttatttactacttgcaagcactaaaataaatggaatattatgaaatatttcgctggagcacgcgagggggccttcgctcactggtaaacaatgccagactggctgccgccctggcccacaccgtgcgtacgcgtcccggacgaactacgactcgcgagtcaacctatgaaaagcgagtccatgtttatacgaaaatccccctatgattggcgaattttacgattgccgggaactacgaaaagcgggggaccactgtattagaatgtggggcagaaggttgtggttataggagagtgggtgcaggaggaaagaggagtgattggtggaatgaagaagtaaagggtgtgataaaagagaaaaaggtagcttatgagaggtatttacaaagcagaagtgttataagaagagtagagtatatggagagtaaaagaaaggtgaagagagtcgttgaagagtgcaaaaggaaagcggatgatagagtgggagaggtactgtcaaggaattttaatgaaaataagaaaaaaatttggagtgagttaaacaagttaagaaagcctagggaacaaatggatttgtcagttaaaaacggaGAAGGggtgttagtagatggggagatggaggttttgggtagatggcgagaatattttgaggaacttttaaatgtcgacgaaaaaagggaggcggtaatttcatgaactggccagggaggtatatcatcttttaggagtgaagaagagcaggatatgagtgtgggggaggtgtgtgaggcattacatagaatgaaagggggcaaagcagctggaactgacgggttcatgacagaaatgttaaaagcaggggggacatagtgttggaatggttggtatttttgtttaataaatgtatgaaagaggggaaggtacctagggattggcagagtgtgtgtatagcccctttatataaagggaagggggacaaaagagattgtaaaaattaaagaggactaagtttactgagtataccaggaaaagtgtacggtagggttattattgaaagaattagaggtaagacagaatgtaggattgcggatgagcaaggaggtttcagagtgggtaggggatgtgtagatcaagtgtttacattgaagcatatatgtgaacagtatttagataaaggtaaggaagtttttattgcatttatggatttagaaaaggcataggatagagtggatagggggagcaatgtggcagatgtttaaagtatatggaataggtggtaagttactaaattctgtaaagagtttttatgaggagtgagcgtgtttggtaggagtgaatggagacaaatggtttttaatacttgatgtgctgttggagtgtgagcaaagtaacatttatgaaggggttcagggaaaccggcaggccggacttgagtcctggagatgggaagtacagtgcctgcactctgaaggaggggtgttaatgttgcagtttaaaaactgtagtgtaaagcacccttctggcaagacagtgatggagtgaatgatggtgaaagtttttctttttcgggccaccctgccttggtgggaatcggccagtgtgataataaaaaaataaaaaactagtgaggctcaggttagggtgtgtagaagagagggagactacttctcggtaaaagtaggtcttagacagggatgtgtaatgtcaccatggttgtttaatatatttatagatggggttgtaaaagaagtatatgctagggtgttcaggagaggggtggaattaaattatggggaattaaatacaaaatgggaagtgacacagttactttttgctgatgatactgtgcttatgggagattttaaagaaaaattgcaaaggttagtggacgaatttgggaatatatgtaaaggtagaaagttgaaagtgaacatagaaaagagtaaggtgatgaaagtatcaaataatttagataaagaaaaattggatattaaattgggaaggaggagtatggaagaagtgaatgttttcagatatttgggagttgacgtgtcagcagatggatttatgaaggatgaggttaatcatagaattgataaggaaaaatggt includes:
- the LOC128687207 gene encoding exportin-4, yielding MEQLEKAAQILMAPPELVTTDQRHEAEQVFLQLRNTKNPFNLCRQLLETTQVDYLLFEAATLLRVGVIREWRDLSKEDSLQLRQYIVHYVVSRRTIPHYVRETLVQVVGIMVKRGSVEDQGEDRGRLLTEVEQLISSGDNTMRMIGCSIISALMQEYAVTVKSTDVGLTWETHFKAKKQFEGTDLRRIFHFIVNLLGEVVKVEGKMNEELSSLLLKLLGIAETTLTWSFISLHLPKRLMSVFEQDQNPSLRPGQQWRETFLDPLIVQLFFKLYWRVRGDWELGHHALNCLVQLASLNGAVLINRQVRIKYLTQYLQCLFSLLSR